In one window of Streptomyces sp. NBC_01224 DNA:
- the hmgA gene encoding homogentisate 1,2-dioxygenase: protein MSGIEQARKTAEGLEHSAGFGNQHSSEAVPGALPHGRNSPQRAPLGLYAEQLSGSAFTEPRAHNRRSWLYRIRPSAAHPPFVRIDNGAVRTAPFTESAPDPNRLRWDPLPEPAAGTDFLAGLWTLGGNGDATQRSGMAVHLYHANSSMTDRVFSDSDGELLIVPERGGLLLRTELGLLRAEPGHIALIPRGVRFRVELLDATARGYVCENYGQPFTLPDLGPIGANGLANARDFLAPVAAYEDDDRPVEVVNKFCGNLWSATYDHSPLDVVAWHGNHTPYVYDLHRFNVIGSISYDHPDPSIFTVLTSPSDTPGLAGVDFVVFAPRWLVGEDTFRPPYFHRNVMSEYMGLIEGAYDAKTAGKGGFVPGGGSLHNMMSAHGPDRETFDRASEAELKPQKIDDGLAFMFETRWPVTATGQAATAGHLQRGYDDVWQGLSRNFRP, encoded by the coding sequence ATGAGCGGCATCGAGCAGGCGAGGAAGACCGCGGAAGGGCTTGAGCATTCCGCCGGTTTCGGCAATCAACACAGCTCGGAGGCAGTGCCAGGAGCGCTGCCGCACGGCCGCAACTCGCCTCAGCGCGCGCCCCTCGGGCTCTACGCGGAGCAGCTGAGCGGCTCGGCCTTCACCGAACCGCGGGCGCACAACCGCCGTTCCTGGCTCTACCGGATCCGCCCGTCGGCCGCTCATCCCCCGTTCGTCCGCATCGACAACGGCGCAGTGCGCACCGCCCCGTTCACCGAATCCGCGCCCGACCCCAACCGGCTGCGCTGGGATCCGCTCCCCGAGCCCGCGGCCGGGACGGACTTCCTGGCCGGTCTGTGGACCCTCGGCGGCAACGGCGACGCGACGCAGCGCAGCGGCATGGCCGTGCACCTCTATCACGCCAACTCGTCCATGACCGACCGGGTGTTCAGCGACTCGGACGGCGAGCTGCTGATCGTCCCGGAGCGGGGCGGCCTGCTGCTCCGTACCGAACTGGGCCTGCTGCGCGCCGAACCGGGGCACATCGCACTGATCCCGCGCGGTGTCCGTTTCCGCGTGGAGCTGCTGGATGCCACCGCCCGCGGCTATGTCTGCGAGAACTACGGCCAGCCGTTCACCCTGCCCGACCTCGGCCCGATCGGCGCCAACGGCCTGGCGAACGCCCGGGACTTCCTCGCCCCCGTCGCCGCGTACGAGGACGACGACCGCCCGGTGGAGGTGGTCAACAAGTTCTGCGGGAACCTCTGGTCCGCAACCTATGACCACTCGCCGCTCGATGTGGTCGCCTGGCACGGCAACCACACCCCGTACGTCTACGACCTGCACCGTTTCAATGTCATCGGCTCGATCAGCTACGACCACCCCGACCCGTCGATCTTCACGGTGCTGACCTCTCCGTCCGACACCCCCGGTCTGGCCGGCGTCGACTTCGTCGTCTTCGCGCCGCGCTGGCTGGTCGGCGAGGACACCTTCCGGCCGCCGTACTTCCACCGCAATGTGATGAGCGAGTACATGGGCCTGATCGAGGGCGCGTACGACGCGAAGACGGCCGGCAAGGGCGGCTTCGTCCCGGGCGGCGGCTCGCTGCACAACATGATGTCGGCGCACGGCCCGGACCGGGAGACCTTCGACCGGGCGAGCGAGGCGGAGCTGAAGCCGCAGAAGATCGACGACGGTCTCGCCTTCATGTTCGAGACCCGCTGGCCGGTGACGGCGACCGGGCAGGCGGCGACCGCCGGCCATCTGCAGCGTGGCTACGACGACGTGTGGCAGGGTCTGAGCCGCAACTTCAGGCCGTAG
- a CDS encoding GntR family transcriptional regulator translates to MSKMPQGHAFAPDSLVLNRKLPLWYQVSQSLRASILGRTKDASARLPTEEQLAAHYGVSVLTMRQALKELEAEGLISRHRRRGTFIEPRARRVSPVRLLGSIDAIVAQQSGERTVVLGHGPVAVPGDLTEYFSDCAEVVSYRRLRRDGESDEPTNWAENAVHPEVAARLDVADLERWPMTKVLRDRVGVRIARITDTVEARLADPATAGLLQVPLLSPILFYTGVTYDESGRVVDVAQIRYRGDRFSFSVTVEAH, encoded by the coding sequence ATGTCCAAGATGCCCCAGGGGCATGCCTTCGCCCCCGATTCGCTGGTCCTGAACCGCAAACTGCCGCTCTGGTACCAGGTCTCGCAGTCGTTGCGCGCCTCGATACTGGGCCGCACCAAGGACGCGTCGGCGCGGCTGCCGACCGAGGAACAGCTCGCCGCGCACTACGGCGTCAGCGTCCTGACGATGCGCCAGGCGCTCAAGGAGCTGGAGGCGGAGGGGCTGATCAGCAGGCACCGGCGGCGCGGCACTTTCATCGAGCCGCGCGCCCGCCGGGTGTCACCGGTCCGGCTGCTGGGCTCGATCGATGCGATCGTGGCCCAGCAGTCGGGTGAGCGGACCGTGGTCCTCGGCCATGGTCCGGTCGCCGTGCCGGGAGACCTCACCGAGTACTTCTCCGACTGCGCGGAAGTCGTCAGCTACCGCCGGCTGCGCCGCGACGGGGAGAGCGACGAGCCCACCAACTGGGCGGAGAACGCGGTGCATCCCGAGGTCGCGGCCCGGCTCGATGTGGCCGATCTCGAACGCTGGCCGATGACCAAGGTGCTGCGTGACCGGGTCGGTGTCCGGATCGCGCGCATCACCGACACGGTCGAGGCGCGCCTCGCCGACCCGGCCACCGCCGGGCTCCTCCAGGTGCCGCTGCTGAGCCCGATCCTGTTCTACACGGGCGTGACGTACGACGAGAGCGGCCGGGTGGTGGATGTGGCGCAGATCCGTTACCGGGGGGACCGGTTCTCCTTCTCGGTGACGGTGGAGGCGCACTGA